In the genome of Mucilaginibacter defluvii, one region contains:
- a CDS encoding HAD family hydrolase, translating into MADTSASLKNKYDSIIFDLDGTLWDSTANVAVAWQTAKQKVDFIKDDITQADVRSITGMAYDAIFVKLLPYLDDEKRNEFKAHCSVTELEILNELGGELYPQLEETLQYLKARYRLFIVSNCQNGYAETFFNHSKLRDYFEGFQCYGTKGQPKAENIVDVVNDFGLKATVYVGDTQGDYEATVKAGVPFIFCNYGFGKVERGQVATISSFGELAEIL; encoded by the coding sequence ATGGCAGATACTTCAGCATCATTGAAAAATAAATACGACAGCATAATTTTTGACCTCGACGGCACCCTTTGGGATAGCACCGCTAACGTAGCCGTGGCCTGGCAAACGGCCAAGCAAAAGGTTGATTTTATAAAAGATGATATTACCCAGGCAGACGTTCGCTCCATTACCGGTATGGCTTACGATGCCATATTTGTTAAGCTGTTGCCTTACCTGGATGATGAAAAACGTAACGAGTTTAAGGCGCATTGCTCGGTAACTGAACTGGAAATACTTAATGAGCTTGGCGGCGAACTTTACCCGCAACTGGAAGAAACCCTGCAATACCTGAAGGCGCGTTATCGCCTGTTTATTGTAAGTAATTGCCAGAACGGTTATGCCGAAACCTTTTTTAACCACAGCAAACTGCGCGATTATTTTGAGGGATTTCAGTGTTACGGCACCAAGGGCCAGCCAAAAGCCGAAAATATAGTGGACGTAGTAAATGACTTTGGGCTGAAAGCGACGGTTTACGTAGGCGATACACAAGGCGATTACGAAGCCACCGTTAAAGCGGGTGTTCCGTTTATTTTTTGCAACTACGGCTTCGGCAAGGTGGAGCGCGGACAGGTAGCCACCATATCAAGCTTTGGCGAACTGGCAGAAATCCTGTAA
- a CDS encoding metallophosphoesterase, translating to MRRGGFFLFFLIFAAISLLLDWYVFSGLRTLSADWQSRWRVALLSTFLILSIGVTLTFVIGISFTDTSRGLSQFHMWSLSVFMAFFVSKIVFVMVLSLGDLGRFVVGIASNAGKTGIEQSRPYFPERRKFISEIAVLLAALPFSGFFYAMFKGKYDYKVHRHNVYFKGLPEAFDGFTITQLSDIHAGSFDNADAVQKGIDKVIELNSDLFVFTGDLVNNTANEIEPYIGRFGKIKAKYGQYSILGNHDYADYIQWDSPKAKEENLDTLKQHHKEMGFRLMLDENITLEKDGQKLHLVGVQNWGHDFIKVGDLDKALKDLSKDDFKVLLSHDPTHWEHVVRYHENPVHLTLSGHTHGAQFGIEAPGFRWSPVKYRYLQWAGFAKQHDRKLYVNRGFGFLAFTGRLGIWPEITVLTLKKG from the coding sequence ATGCGTAGAGGCGGCTTTTTTCTTTTCTTTCTAATATTCGCGGCAATAAGTTTATTGCTTGACTGGTATGTATTTTCAGGTTTACGCACCCTGTCTGCCGATTGGCAATCGCGCTGGCGCGTGGCTTTGCTATCAACCTTCCTGATATTGTCCATCGGTGTAACGCTCACTTTTGTGATCGGTATTTCATTTACCGACACTTCCCGCGGGCTATCCCAGTTCCACATGTGGTCGCTTAGTGTGTTTATGGCCTTTTTTGTGAGTAAAATAGTGTTTGTAATGGTACTGTCGCTTGGCGACCTTGGTCGTTTTGTGGTGGGTATAGCCTCTAACGCAGGTAAAACAGGTATCGAACAGAGCCGGCCGTACTTCCCCGAAAGGCGCAAATTCATCAGCGAAATAGCGGTGCTGTTAGCGGCGCTACCGTTCAGCGGGTTTTTCTACGCCATGTTTAAGGGCAAGTACGATTATAAGGTACATCGCCATAACGTTTATTTTAAGGGTCTGCCTGAAGCGTTTGACGGCTTTACCATCACGCAGCTATCTGATATTCATGCAGGCAGTTTTGATAACGCTGATGCTGTGCAAAAAGGCATTGATAAAGTAATTGAGTTAAACAGCGACCTGTTTGTTTTCACCGGGGACTTAGTAAATAATACTGCTAACGAGATTGAGCCTTACATTGGCCGCTTTGGCAAAATCAAAGCTAAATATGGCCAATACTCTATTTTGGGTAATCATGATTATGCGGATTACATACAGTGGGACAGCCCGAAAGCTAAAGAAGAAAACCTGGATACCCTAAAACAGCATCATAAAGAAATGGGCTTCCGCCTGATGCTGGACGAAAACATTACCCTTGAAAAGGACGGACAAAAGCTGCACCTTGTAGGTGTACAAAACTGGGGGCATGATTTTATAAAGGTGGGTGATTTGGATAAGGCGCTTAAGGATTTGAGCAAAGATGATTTCAAAGTACTTCTCTCCCACGACCCAACCCACTGGGAACATGTAGTGCGTTATCACGAAAACCCGGTACATTTAACCCTTTCGGGACATACGCATGGGGCGCAGTTTGGTATCGAGGCGCCCGGCTTCCGCTGGAGCCCGGTTAAATACCGCTACCTGCAATGGGCAGGCTTTGCCAAACAGCACGACCGCAAATTGTACGTCAACCGCGGCTTCGGCTTCCTGGCTTTCACCGGCAGACTGGGTATTTGGCCGGAAATTACGGTGCTGACGTTGAAGAAAGGGTAA
- a CDS encoding DUF983 domain-containing protein — protein sequence MATQTSKNDTKYIPQFGAFLKAKCPRCRRGNMFANSMYNLTGQNMYQRCPHCGLTFEREPGYFYVAMYVSYAMNVAEMVTITVATIILTGSESPWLYLGLLLGSILVLAPFNLRFSRLILLYWMTPGAKYRPELSGDLPHNHEQHMHQH from the coding sequence ATGGCAACCCAAACATCAAAAAACGATACTAAATATATACCTCAGTTTGGCGCATTTTTAAAAGCTAAATGCCCGAGATGCCGCCGTGGTAACATGTTTGCCAACAGCATGTATAACCTTACCGGCCAAAACATGTATCAAAGATGCCCCCACTGCGGGCTTACCTTTGAACGCGAACCGGGATATTTTTACGTGGCCATGTATGTAAGCTATGCCATGAACGTTGCAGAGATGGTTACCATAACCGTGGCAACCATTATACTAACCGGCTCTGAGTCGCCGTGGCTATACCTGGGTTTGCTGCTCGGCTCCATACTTGTGCTGGCTCCGTTTAACCTGCGCTTTTCAAGGTTGATCTTACTTTACTGGATGACCCCCGGCGCCAAATATCGCCCCGAACTATCCGGAGATCTGCCGCATAATCACGAACAACATATGCATCAGCATTAA
- a CDS encoding helix-turn-helix transcriptional regulator, with protein sequence MISGYPIYDICTLSGHQEHDLLADRFAGYLKKHDKLHFPHKHSFYHLVYFTKGGGTHVIDFETYDVKPGQIYFMVPGQVHSWFFEGEIDGYIINFSQAFFTSYLLRPDYLEQLPFLSGNPDDAVLQLTPQTKSTVEALFENVVNEGAGTDRYRFDMIRTAMIRIFTLVAREHKKHAEAATPTYNKTLLANFKRLIEQHYNMLKLPKDYAAMLYITPNHLNALCNDMLGISAGEVIRNRVVLEAKRMLINPKLTVADIGGRLGFADNSYFTRFFKKQAGLTPEEFRKNFKN encoded by the coding sequence ATGATTAGCGGCTACCCCATATATGACATTTGTACATTGAGCGGCCACCAGGAGCATGATTTGCTGGCTGACCGTTTTGCCGGTTACCTCAAAAAGCACGACAAGCTGCATTTTCCGCATAAGCACAGCTTTTATCATTTGGTATACTTTACTAAAGGCGGCGGCACCCATGTTATCGACTTTGAAACCTATGACGTAAAACCCGGCCAGATATATTTTATGGTGCCCGGCCAGGTACATAGCTGGTTTTTTGAGGGGGAGATAGACGGTTATATCATCAATTTTTCGCAGGCATTTTTCACCTCATATTTACTCAGGCCGGATTACCTGGAACAGTTACCTTTTTTAAGCGGCAACCCCGATGATGCGGTATTACAGCTTACTCCACAAACAAAAAGTACTGTTGAGGCCTTGTTTGAAAACGTGGTGAACGAGGGCGCCGGTACCGACCGCTACCGTTTTGATATGATACGCACAGCGATGATTCGTATTTTTACATTGGTAGCACGCGAGCATAAAAAACACGCCGAAGCCGCAACGCCTACCTATAACAAAACCCTGCTGGCTAACTTTAAACGGCTGATTGAGCAGCATTACAACATGCTTAAACTACCCAAAGATTACGCGGCCATGCTGTACATTACGCCTAACCACCTTAATGCTTTGTGTAACGATATGCTGGGTATATCCGCAGGTGAGGTAATACGTAACAGGGTAGTATTGGAGGCTAAGCGTATGCTGATTAACCCCAAGCTTACCGTTGCCGATATTGGCGGCAGGCTTGGGTTTGCTGACAACTCATACTTTACCCGTTTTTTTAAAAAACAAGCCGGCCTAACACCCGAAGAATTTCGTAAAAACTTTAAAAACTAG